The Lepisosteus oculatus isolate fLepOcu1 chromosome 4, fLepOcu1.hap2, whole genome shotgun sequence genome window below encodes:
- the LOC138238157 gene encoding zona pellucida sperm-binding protein 4-like, with protein MGRGVGVMDLLLPGLLAWLCVAVAQAQLEGHDAVFDEEEGYDGFEPNVGSPVFQETPPDGYDGYSAGEVRGVLNGEEQDLMEMGSDAEGEELDKDSSADVQRDVAAVTTGPSEADPPSSDPESQGDPEQQQSHSRPLLSCGKSSMMLKFSVRRFSRIYLLKGKMAPLSVTRLPKHCGHKVWTTKSWLVLVASYKGCYIRTWRKNQRQHYSLTVRYYDKQQRKWVTGTVSCHVPVVPPPPPPRGLTISCSEVCMTVTLPAGPLEEIKVQSSSGGLVSVLDTPSCGYSVTAGQHLNTLTILYTGCHVRLVDLHYTVKVVYIPNGGPRREVVVSCPHRPYKPREGCKLPKSHRVPCGPGRISPAHCLSKGCCVDPETSSCYYPLEECTADKHFVFAVPRTISVPPVDPASLVIAGNASCTPVICTSEFAIFKFPVTGCGTHAFVVGQTTIYLAEVETRARRNMQSYGVITRDSPFRLLVECRYAEGNLASTGYLVKSPYLPSAVLSQGVFGVQLRIATDESYSRFYPQYHRPLRLLLGNPVYLEVRLLNAPDPNLVLLVHYCVAYPRSGQAVWVLLYDGCPNPLDYGHTSTLHIHSKLPLPKHHRRFHIQTFQFLDSTSYSYINEEIYFMCSTELCLPSERQCVEGCFDGRKIPVLENPDADRRCGRTPCPGKNEGPRD; from the exons atgGGGAGAGGAGTGGGTGTGATGGATTTGCTTTTGCCTGGATTGTTAGCATGGCTCTGTGTTGCAGTGGCCCAAGCCCAGCTTGAGGGTCATGATGCTGTTTTTGATGAAGAGGAAGGTTATGATGGCTTTGAGCCAAATGTGGGTAGTCCTGTATTCCAGGAGACCCCACCAGATGGATATGATGGTTATTCTGCTGGAGAGGTGAGAGGGGTACTAAATGGGGAAGAGCAGGATTTGATGGAAATGGGCTCTGATGCTGAGGGGGAAGAGCTGGATAAGGACTCGAGTGCTGATGTGCAGAGAGATGTGGCAGCAGTGACAACTGGTCCCTCTGAAGCAGATCCTCCTTCATCTGACCCTG AGTCTCAGGGTGACCCCGAGCAGCAGCAATCCCACAGCCGCCCCCTGCTGTCCTGTGGCAAGAGCAGCATGATGCTCAAGTTCTCTGTGAGGAGGTTCAGCCGAATCTACCTGCTGAAGG GCAAAATGGCTCCTCTCTCGGTCACCCGTCTCCCAAAGCACTGTGGGCACAAGGTGTGGACCACCAAGAGCTGGCTGGTGCTGGTGGCTTCCTACAAAGGGTGTTACATCAGGACCTGG AGGAAGAACCAGCGGCAACACTACTCCCTGACTGTGAGATACTATGACAAACAGCAGAGGAAATGGGTGACTGGCACTGTGTCCTGCCATGTTCCAGTTgtccctccacccccacctcccAGAGGCCTGACCATCTCCTGCAGTGAGGTGTGCATGACTGTGACCCTGCCTGCTGGCCCCCTGGAGGAGATCAAGGTTCAGA GTTCTTCTGGCGGCCTGGTGTCTGTGCTGGACACTCCATCCTGTGGATACTCTGTGACTGCAGGGCAGCACCTGAACACCCTGACCATCCTGTACACTGGCTGCCATGTTCGGCTTGTG GATCTTCACTACACTGTGAAGGTGGTGTACATTCCCAATGGTGGCCCAAGAAGGGAGGTGGTGGTGTCCTGCCCTCATCGTCCCTACAAACCAAGGGAGG GATGTAAACTACCCAAGAGCCATCGGGTGCCCTGTGGTCCAGGGAGGATTTCTCCAGCCCACTGCCTCTCCAAGGGATGCTGTGTGGACCCAGAAACATCCTCTTGCTACTATCCACTGGAGG AGTGCACTGCCGACAAGCACTTTGTCTTTGCTGTCCCTCGGACCATCTCTGTACCCCCTGTGGATCCTGCCAGCCTGGTGATTGCTGGCAACGCATCCTGCACCCCTGTCATCTGTACCTCGGAGTTTGCCATCTTCAAATTCCCTGTCACTGGCTGTGGGACCCATGCTTTT GTGGTAGGACAGACCACCATCTACTTGGCTGAAGTGGAGACACGGGCAAGACGCAATATGCAGAGCTATGGAGTCATTACCAGGGACAGCCCCTTCAG GCTGCTGGTGGAGTGCCGCTATGCTGAGGGGAACCTGGCCAGCACAGGCTACCTGGTGAAGAGCCCCTACCTGCCCTCTGCTGTCCTGTCCCAGGGAGTGTTTGGGGTGCAGCTCCGGATTGCTACAG ACGAGAGCTACTCCAGGTTCTACCCTCAGTACCACCGGCCCCTCCGGCTCCTGCTGGGGAACCCAGTCTACCTGGAGGTGCGACTGCTGAATGCTCCAGACCCCAACCTGGTGCTCCTGGTGCACTACTGCGTTGCCTACCCCCgctctggccaggctgtctgGGTGCTGCTCTATGATGG CTGCCCCAACCCTCTGGACTATGGCCACACTTCCACCCTGCACATCCACTCCAAGCTGCCTCTGCCCAAGCACCACCGCCGCTTCCACATCCAGACCTTCCAGTTCCTGGACAGCACCTCCTACTCCTACATCAATGAGGAG ATCTACTTCATGTGCTCCACAGAGCTGTGCCTACCGTCTGAGCGGCAGTGTGTGGAGGGCTGCTTTGATGGCCGCA AAATCCCAGTGCTGGAGAACCCAGATGCTGACAGGCGCTGTGGCAGGACCCCCTGTCCAGGAAAGAATGAGGGCCCCAGGGACTGA
- the LOC107077222 gene encoding zona pellucida sperm-binding protein 4-like — protein sequence MEMGSDTEGEELDKDSSADVQRDVAAVTTGPFGADPPSSDPESQGDPEQQQSRSRPLLSCGKSSMMLKFSVRRFSRVYLLKGKMAPLLVTSLPKHCGHKVWTTRSWLVLVASYKGCYIRTWRKNQRQHYSLTVRYYDKQQRKWVTGTVSCHVPVVPPPPPPRGLTISCSEVCMTVTLPAGPLEEIKVQSSSGGLVSVLDTPSCGYSVTAGRHLNTLTILYTGCHVRLVDQHYTVKVVYHPSDGPRGEIVVSCPYRPYKPREGCQLPRSHRVPCSPGRISPAHCVAKGCCVDPETSSCYYPLEECTADKHFVFAVPRTISVPPVDPASLVIAGNASCTPVICTPEFAIFKFPVTGCGTHAFVVGETTIYLAEVETLARRNIQSYGVITRDSPFRLLVECRYAEGNLASTGYLVKSPYLPSAVLSQGVFGVQLRIATDESYSRFYPQYHRPLQLLLGNPVYLEVRLLNAPDPNLVLLVHYCVAYPRSGQAVWVLLYDGCPNPLDYGHRSTLHIHSKLPLPKHHRRFHIQTFQFLDSTSYSYINEEIYFMCSTELCLPSERQCVEGCFDGRKIPVLENPDADRRCVRTPCPGKDEGPRD from the exons ATGGAAATGGGCTCTGATACTGAGGGGGAAGAGCTGGATAAGGACTCGAGTGCTGATGTGCAGAGAGATGTGGCAGCAGTGACAACTGGTCCTTTTGGTGCAGATCCTCCTTCATCTGACCCTG AGTCTCAGGGTGACCCTGAGCAGCAGCAATCCCGCAGCCGCCCCCTGCTGTCCTGTGGCAAGAGCAGCATGATGCTCAAGTTCTCTGTGAGGAGGTTCAGCCGAGTCTACCTGCTGAAGG GCAAAATGGCTCCTCTCTTGGTCACCAGTCTCCCAAAGCACTGTGGGCACAAGGTGTGGACCACCAGGAGCTGGCTGGTGCTGGTGGCTTCCTACAAAGGGTGTTACATCAGGACCTGG AGGAAGAACCAGCGGCAACACTACTCCCTGACAGTGAGATACTATGACAAACAGCAGAGGAAATGGGTGACTGGCACTGTGTCCTGCCATGTTCCAGTTgtccctccacccccacctcccAGAGGCCTGACCATCTCCTGCAGTGAGGTGTGCATGACTGTGACCCTGCCTGCTGGCCCCCTGGAGGAGATCAAGGTTCAGA GTTCTTCTGGCGGCCTGGTGTCTGTGCTGGACACTCCATCCTGTGGATACTCTGTGACTGCAGGGCGGCACCTGAACACCCTGACCATCCTGTACACTGGCTGCCATGTTCGGCTTGTG gaCCAGCACTACACTGTGAAGGTGGTGTACCATCCCAGTGATGGCCCAAGAGGGGAGATTGTGGTGTCCTGTCCCTATCGCCCCTACAAACCAAGGGAGG GATGTCAACTACCCAGGAGCCATCGGGTGCCCTGTAGTCCAGGGAGGATTTCTCCAGCCCACTGCGTGGCCAAGGGATGCTGTGTGGACCCAGAAACATCCTCTTGCTACTATCCACTGGAGG AGTGCACTGCTGACAAGCACTTTGTCTTTGCTGTCCCTCGGACCATCTCTGTACCCCCTGTGGATCCTGCCAGCCTGGTGATTGCTGGCAACGCATCCTGCACCCCTGTCATCTGTACCCCAGAATTTGCTATCTTCAAATTCCCCGTCACCGGCTGTGGGACCCATGCTTTT GTGGTGGGTGAGACCACCATCTACCTGGCTGAGGTGGAGACTCTGGCCAGACGGAACATCCAGAGCTATGGAGTCATTACTAGGGACAGCCCCTTCAG ACTGCTGGTGGAGTGCCGCTATGCTGAAGGGAACCTGGCCAGCACAGGCTACCTGGTGAAGAGCCCCTACCTGCCCTCTGCTGTCCTGTCCCAGGGAGTGTTTGGGGTGCAGCTCCGGATTGCTACAG ACGAGAGCTACTCCAGGTTCTACCCTCAGTACCACCGGCCCCTCCAGCTCCTGCTGGGGAACCCAGTCTACCTGGAGGTGCGACTGCTGAACGCTCCAGACCCCAacctggtgctgctggtgcacTACTGCGTTGCCTACCCCCgctctggccaggctgtctgGGTGCTGCTCTATGATGG CTGCCCCAACCCTCTGGACTACGGCcacaggtccaccctgcacatcCACTCCAAGCTGCCTCTGCCCAAGCACCACCGCCGCTTCCACATCCAGACCTTCCAGTTCCTGGACAGCACCTCCTACTCCTACATCAATGAGGAG ATCTACTTCATGTGCTCCACAGAGCTGTGCCTACCGTCTGAGCGGCAGTGTGTGGAGGGCTGCTTTGATGGCCGCA AAATCCCTGTGCTGGAGAACCCAGATGCTGACAGGCGGTGTGTCAGGACTCCCTGCCCGGGAAAGGATGAGGGCCCTAGGGACTGA